The Stigmatella aurantiaca DW4/3-1 genome contains the following window.
TTCAAGGCGAACGCCGATGGCAGCGGGGTGACGCGGCTGACGGAGACGCCGGGGTACGACGCGGAGGGCACCGTCTGCGCCAAGGACGGCTCGATCATCTTCACCTCCACCCGGGACGGGGACATCGATCTGTACCGCATGGACAAGGATGGGGGGAACGTGCGCCGGCTGACGAACACGCCCGGCTACGATGGGGGCGCGTTCTTCAACGCCGATTGCTCGAAGATCGTCTGGCGCGCCTCGCGCCCGCGGCCCGGCAAGGAGCTGGAGGACTACCAGGGATTGCTCGCCCGGGGGCTGGTGAGGCCCTCGAAGCTCGAGCTGTACGTCGCCAACGCCGATGGCTCGGAGGCCAAGCAGATCACCTGGCTGAACGCCGCCTCGTTCGCGCCGTTCTTCCACCCCAACGGCCAGCGCATCCTCTTTTCGTCGAATTACGGAGACCCCAAGGGGCGCGAGTTCGACATCTGGGCGGTGAACGTGGATGGCTCGAACCTGGAGCGCATCACCACCGCGCCGGGCTTCGATGGGTTCCCCATGTTCTCGCCCGACGGGAAGTGGCTGGCGTTCTCCAGCAACCGGGCCACGGCGCCGGGGCAGGGGGACACCAACGTCTTCCTGGCGCGCTGGGTGGAGGACGCGGCGCCAGTGACGTCCGTCCAGACCGCCGCGGACCGGGTGGCGAAGGATGCCGCCTTCCTCGCGGCCACCGAGCAGGAGGGGCGGGGCATCGGCACGAAGGGGCTGGAAGCCTCGGGGGCCTACATCGAGAAGCGCTTCGGGGAGCTGGGCCTGAAGCCCCTGGGGGACACGGGCACCTTCCGCCAGGCGTTCCCGGTGACGGTCTCGGCGAAGCCGGGCCCCAAGACGCAGGTGACGCTGGGCGGAACGGCGCTCCCGGCGGACGCCTACACGGTGCTGGGCTTCTCCGGCCAAGGCGTGGCGCAGGGGCCTCTGGTCCTGGCCGGTTACGGCATCTCCGAGCCTTCGCTGAAGGTGGATGACTACGCGAAGCTCGATGTGAAGGGGAAGATCGCGGTGGTGCGCCGCTTCGTCCCGGACAGCCCGGAGTTCGCCGAGACGGACAAGCAGCGTCGCCATGGCGACCTGCGTCATAAGACCTGGGTGGCGCGGGAGAAGGGGGCCAAGGCGCTCGTGGTGGTGGACTGGCCGGTGGCGCCGTCGCCACAGCCCAAGGACTGGGCGATGCCGTCCGAGGCGGCCCTGCCGTCCTCCACCGCCGAGGGCCCGAGTGATGCGGGCCTGCCGGTGATCGTCGTGAAGCGCTCGGCGCTGGAGCCCCTCATGGCGCGGCTGACAGGGGGCAAGCGCGTGGACGCTCGCCTGGAGGTGCAGCTGGAGCTGGAGAAGCAGCAGGCCTTCAACGTGGCGGGGCTGATGGAGGCAGGGATGGGCAAACAGCCCGGTGTGGTGGTGATTGGCGCGCACTACGATCACCTGGGGTACGGGGGGCGCAACTCGCTGGCCCCGGACAAGCGCGAGCCCCACGTGGGCGCCGACGACAACGCCTCGGGCGTGGCGGCGCTGCTGGAGATCGCCCGTGAACTCCACGAGAAGCGCTCGCAGCTGCGCCGGGACGTGCTCTTCCTGGCCTTCTCCGCCGAGGAGTCCGGGGTGCTGGGCTCCACACACTTCACGCGCGTGCGCGGGGACGCGGGCATGAAGGACGTGGCGGCGATGCTGAACCTGGACATGGTGGGCAGGCTGCGCGGCAACAAGCTCTCGGTGCTGGGGGCGGAGTCGGCCGAGGAGTGGGGGCCGCTCGTCACCGCCGCGTGTGAGCAGGCGCGCGTGGAGTGCGCCTCCAGCGGGGACGGCTACGGCCCGAGTGACCACTCCCCCTTCTACGCGGCGGGCGTGCCGGTGCTGCACTTCTTCACCGGGGCACACTCGGACTACCACAAGCCCTCGGACACGGCGCAGGGGCTGAACGCGGCCGGCATCGCGCAGGTGGCGAACATCACCACCACCCTCGCCTTGGCGCTGGGGGAGCGGGGGGCACTCACCTACCGGAAGGTGCCCTCACCGGCGCCGCAGGGGGACCTGCGCAGCTTCAACGCGTCGCTGGGCACGGTGCCGGACTACGCGGGGCCACCCAACGGGCAGAAGGGCATGTTGCTCGCGGGGGTGCGCGCGGGCGGCGCGGCGGACCAGGCGGGCCTGAAGCGGGGAGACATCCTCGTGAAGCTCGGCACGCACCCGGTGGGCAGCGTGGAGGACCTCATGTACGTGCTCAACAGCTCCAAACCGGGCGAGACGGTGACCGCGGTGGTCATCCGGGAGGGCAAGGAGCTGCCCCTGCCGGTGACTTTCCAGGAGAGCAAGGGGCGCCGGTAAGGGAGGAGGGAGGTGGTTGTGGTAGGCTGCCTCCCCCGTCTACCCTCTTGAGGAACCATGTCGAACCCCAAACCGCCCCCCAAGAGCCGTGCGGACAAGGTCTACACCGCGCTCCAGGGAGATGATGAGTTCAGCACCTTCTCGATCGACCCAGACCGCAAGCCCAAGGTCGTGCTGGACACGAACGATTCGGTCCGGGCCGTGGCCACGCCGATCTCCCGTTCGATCATCCGCTTTTTCCGCAAGGTCTTCGGGGAGTAGCCACCCTCCCCGGGGCTCCAGCCGGGAGCAGTCCTGGCTGGAGCGGCGGGCCGCGTCGCGGGCGGCGCGCGTTACTTCTTCTTGATGGTGAGCTTCGCCTCGGTGGTCTTGCCAGCACCCTCGGCGGTGATGGTGGCGGAGCCGGCCTTCACGGCCTTCACGGTGCCGCTGGCGTCCACGGTGGCGATCTTCTCGTCGCTGGAGGTGTAGGAGAAGCGGACGCCCTGGATGGCGGCGCCGTCGCTTCCCTTGGCCACGGCGGCCAGGGTGGCGGTCTCACCGACCTTCAAGGTGGCCGGAGCCGCCTCGAGCGTGACGGTGGAGATCTCCGGCAGGGCCACGGTGACATCGAACGCCTGCTTGAGCTCGCCGGAGGTGGCCGTCACGGAGGTGGTGCCCAGGCCCTTGGCGACGAGCTGGTTGCCCTTCACCTCGACGATGGCGCTGTCGGCGCTGGTGAACGCCACTTCGGCGTTCTGAACGGCCTTGCCAGCATCGTCCTGGACCTGGCTCTCCACGGTGGCCACGCTCTCCAGGCCGGTGAGGGTGAAGGGGGCGCCCTTCACGGTGATGGCCGCCGGGATGCTCACGGTCACGGGCACCGTGGCGCTCTTCTCGCCACTCTTGACGGTGACGGTGGCCGAGCCGCTCTTGCCCGCGGTGACGGCGCCGGAGGGATCGACCTGGGCCACCTTGCCATCACTGGAGGCGTACTCGAACTTGGAGTCTTCCACCGGCTTGCCATCGGCGGTGAGCGCCCGGGCCTGCAGGGACGTCTTCTGCCCGGCGGTGGAGAAGGTGACTTGCGCGGGCTTGACTTCGATCTTCTCGACCTTCTGGCAGCCGGCCGCGAACGACAGCGTGGCGGCGAGCACCAGGGGATTGAACAACCACTTCATGGTGGGTTTCTCCTGCTGATAAACTTGCAGTTCAAAGAGTGAGGCGGAGGGCCCCGCGAACCCATACCAAATTGCGCGTGGCTTCACCTACTCTCCGATGTGTTTTCGCTTCTTTCCGGGCGCATGACCGTGAGTGAGCCAGCCATTTTGATCACCGAAGTTTGGGACACCGTCCGCTTTCAGGAATTGCCTCCCTTGCCGCTCGTGCGCCACGGGCAGGTGGAAGCCTGGGTGCGCCGCCTCTTGGAGAAGGCGCCCGGGCTTTTCCAGGGAGAGGTGGTGGGGCATTCGGTGGAAGGGCGGGCGCTCCACCATGTCTGGTTTGGGAGCGGCCCGCGGCACGTGTTGCTCTGGTCCCAGATGCATGGGGATGAGCCGACCGCGAC
Protein-coding sequences here:
- a CDS encoding M20/M25/M40 family metallo-hydrolase, with the translated sequence MKRSLPFLALLSCATPSTPGPAAGASAAPVAALRPEEVHLADLRQLTFGGENAEAYWSFDGKQLSFQANRGDMGCDRIFRMTVEPFSETQVSSGKGATTCAHFLPGDQELIYASTHLGGDACPPKPDRSMGYVWALYDSYDVFKANADGSGVTRLTETPGYDAEGTVCAKDGSIIFTSTRDGDIDLYRMDKDGGNVRRLTNTPGYDGGAFFNADCSKIVWRASRPRPGKELEDYQGLLARGLVRPSKLELYVANADGSEAKQITWLNAASFAPFFHPNGQRILFSSNYGDPKGREFDIWAVNVDGSNLERITTAPGFDGFPMFSPDGKWLAFSSNRATAPGQGDTNVFLARWVEDAAPVTSVQTAADRVAKDAAFLAATEQEGRGIGTKGLEASGAYIEKRFGELGLKPLGDTGTFRQAFPVTVSAKPGPKTQVTLGGTALPADAYTVLGFSGQGVAQGPLVLAGYGISEPSLKVDDYAKLDVKGKIAVVRRFVPDSPEFAETDKQRRHGDLRHKTWVAREKGAKALVVVDWPVAPSPQPKDWAMPSEAALPSSTAEGPSDAGLPVIVVKRSALEPLMARLTGGKRVDARLEVQLELEKQQAFNVAGLMEAGMGKQPGVVVIGAHYDHLGYGGRNSLAPDKREPHVGADDNASGVAALLEIARELHEKRSQLRRDVLFLAFSAEESGVLGSTHFTRVRGDAGMKDVAAMLNLDMVGRLRGNKLSVLGAESAEEWGPLVTAACEQARVECASSGDGYGPSDHSPFYAAGVPVLHFFTGAHSDYHKPSDTAQGLNAAGIAQVANITTTLALALGERGALTYRKVPSPAPQGDLRSFNASLGTVPDYAGPPNGQKGMLLAGVRAGGAADQAGLKRGDILVKLGTHPVGSVEDLMYVLNSSKPGETVTAVVIREGKELPLPVTFQESKGRR
- a CDS encoding Ig-like domain-containing protein produces the protein MKWLFNPLVLAATLSFAAGCQKVEKIEVKPAQVTFSTAGQKTSLQARALTADGKPVEDSKFEYASSDGKVAQVDPSGAVTAGKSGSATVTVKSGEKSATVPVTVSIPAAITVKGAPFTLTGLESVATVESQVQDDAGKAVQNAEVAFTSADSAIVEVKGNQLVAKGLGTTSVTATSGELKQAFDVTVALPEISTVTLEAAPATLKVGETATLAAVAKGSDGAAIQGVRFSYTSSDEKIATVDASGTVKAVKAGSATITAEGAGKTTEAKLTIKKK